A stretch of the Streptomyces sp. NBC_01571 genome encodes the following:
- the gntD gene encoding guanitoxin biosynthesis L-enduracididine beta-hydroxylase GntD has protein sequence MTVIAPARPTSSSRPAAAAGPLPAPEPAGDPRHHVLDLTAREARAAHALAASCARTFKAADDPRFVDEAPVIAHELPLAVRRHLNSARRDENTHATLVRGHLVDQAALGPTPGHWSAADTEASQVHGCLLVLYAALLGDITGWATQQAGRLVTDILPSKGYEHSLVSASSELELAWHTEDAFSPHRADWVGLFALRNPGRVPTTVAHVDVRQVPADVRAVLARPRFAALPDTSHEFAADAPPAEPVAVLSGHRDLPVLRIDRDFFTALPGDREAERALAWLVAHLDANLTDVLVPTGAVCFLDNRNVVHGRRPFSAGFDGSDRWLKRVNLVRDLRRTRPGRLDGATRVIG, from the coding sequence ATGACCGTCATCGCCCCCGCCCGCCCCACGAGTTCCTCCCGCCCGGCCGCCGCCGCGGGGCCCCTGCCCGCCCCGGAGCCGGCCGGCGACCCCCGCCACCACGTGCTCGACCTGACCGCCCGCGAGGCCCGCGCCGCGCACGCCCTGGCCGCGTCCTGCGCCCGGACGTTCAAGGCCGCCGACGACCCCCGGTTCGTCGACGAGGCCCCGGTGATCGCCCACGAACTGCCGCTCGCGGTGCGCCGCCACCTCAACTCCGCCCGCCGCGACGAGAACACCCACGCCACCCTGGTCCGCGGCCACCTCGTCGACCAGGCGGCCCTGGGACCCACCCCCGGGCACTGGAGCGCGGCCGACACCGAGGCGAGCCAGGTCCACGGCTGCCTGCTGGTGCTCTACGCGGCGCTGCTCGGCGACATCACCGGCTGGGCCACCCAGCAGGCCGGCCGGCTGGTGACCGACATCCTGCCCAGCAAGGGCTACGAACACAGCCTCGTCTCCGCCTCCAGCGAACTGGAACTGGCCTGGCACACCGAGGACGCCTTCTCCCCACACCGGGCGGACTGGGTCGGCCTGTTCGCGCTCCGCAACCCGGGCCGGGTGCCCACCACCGTCGCCCACGTCGACGTGCGCCAGGTGCCCGCGGACGTGCGCGCGGTGCTGGCCCGGCCCCGGTTCGCCGCCCTGCCCGACACCTCCCACGAGTTCGCCGCCGACGCTCCCCCGGCCGAGCCGGTCGCCGTCCTGTCGGGCCACCGCGACCTGCCGGTGCTCCGCATCGACCGGGACTTCTTCACCGCGCTGCCCGGCGACCGGGAGGCCGAACGGGCCCTGGCCTGGCTGGTGGCGCACCTGGACGCCAACCTCACCGACGTGCTGGTGCCCACCGGCGCCGTCTGCTTCCTCGACAACCGCAACGTGGTGCACGGACGGCGCCCCTTCAGCGCCGGCTTCGACGGATCAGACCGCTGGCTCAAGCGCGTCAACCTCGTCCGCGACCTGCGGCGCACCCGGCCCGGCCGCCTCGACGGCGCCACCCGGGTCATCGGCTGA
- a CDS encoding ATP-grasp domain-containing protein — translation MPSTPSRPAVLLVESRRATFTDSVLARDDVDVVLLRFDSVPLSEDYLRRTAHLPTFTLRTAAPLHEEAARYLRWMKGTPDLPRPRFFCNPNEALQERAQRFAALVDLPHLTPRQVAWVRNKKTMKDRYAELGIPHAAYRAVHSLDDVAAFGDSHGWPVVLKPVDSDSCLHTYRVDSPAALAAIPPLDPGLDWMAEEFIRGREFQLCAVVARGRVVDAYLSKNPRPILEVLDGAINANITYAPGEQLPVDARALAQQLTDGLDLPFGYLHGEFFLTDDGSFRMSEVAARLSGCEVPVNHSLAYGFDFLHVILDTYLDRVPQPVYTRDRAVGDLLLPTRAGRVVHISSEEELLRLPGVIGAHLDAAPGDVLDPPRASHASTGYVHVEGATADQVEQRMQAVLAHFELKVDHP, via the coding sequence ATGCCCAGCACGCCCTCCCGTCCCGCCGTCCTGCTCGTCGAAAGCCGCCGGGCCACCTTCACCGACAGCGTCCTGGCCCGCGACGACGTGGACGTCGTCCTGCTGCGCTTCGACTCCGTGCCGCTGAGCGAGGACTACCTCCGGCGCACCGCGCACCTGCCCACGTTCACCCTGCGCACCGCCGCCCCCCTGCACGAGGAGGCCGCCCGCTACCTGCGCTGGATGAAGGGCACCCCGGACCTGCCCCGGCCGCGGTTCTTCTGCAACCCCAACGAGGCGCTGCAGGAGCGCGCCCAGCGCTTCGCCGCCCTCGTCGACCTGCCGCACCTGACCCCCCGTCAGGTCGCCTGGGTCCGCAACAAGAAGACCATGAAGGACCGCTACGCCGAGCTCGGCATCCCGCACGCCGCCTACCGCGCCGTGCACAGCCTCGACGACGTCGCCGCGTTCGGCGACAGCCACGGCTGGCCGGTCGTCCTCAAGCCCGTCGACTCCGACTCCTGCCTGCACACCTACCGCGTCGACTCCCCCGCCGCCCTCGCCGCGATCCCGCCGCTCGACCCCGGCCTGGACTGGATGGCCGAGGAGTTCATCCGCGGCCGCGAGTTCCAGCTGTGCGCCGTCGTCGCCCGCGGCCGGGTCGTGGACGCCTACCTGTCGAAGAACCCCCGCCCGATCCTGGAGGTCCTCGACGGCGCGATCAACGCCAACATCACCTACGCGCCCGGCGAGCAACTCCCCGTCGACGCGCGGGCCCTGGCCCAACAACTCACCGACGGCCTGGACCTGCCCTTCGGCTACCTGCACGGCGAGTTCTTCCTCACCGACGACGGCTCCTTCCGCATGAGCGAGGTCGCCGCCCGCCTCAGCGGCTGCGAAGTCCCCGTGAACCACTCCCTCGCCTACGGCTTCGACTTCCTGCACGTCATCCTCGACACCTACCTCGACCGCGTCCCGCAGCCCGTCTACACCCGCGACCGGGCGGTCGGCGACCTGCTCCTGCCCACCCGGGCCGGCCGCGTGGTCCACATCAGCTCCGAGGAGGAACTGCTGCGGCTGCCCGGTGTGATCGGCGCCCACCTGGACGCCGCCCCCGGCGACGTCCTCGACCCGCCCCGCGCCTCCCACGCCTCCACCGGCTACGTCCACGTCGAGGGCGCCACCGCCGACCAGGTCGAACAGCGCATGCAGGCCGTCCTCGCCCACTTCGAGCTGAAGGTGGACCACCCGTGA
- a CDS encoding MFS transporter, which translates to MNPATTAPGHAPRLRGPLGHRSFRRLAAGRALVYCANAMAPVVLAFAVLDASGSTTALGLVVGARSVANVALLLAGGVVADRIRRTLVVRGSALAACGAQTAIALSVLLGLTSLPLLTALSVLNGALAALSLPASAALTPQTVPAGLIRPAGALMRMGTNLGMIAGVSLGGAVAAGCGAGWGLACSAAAFGAAAWCFLGVHTAPADTPGPTPGRTHPLRELRAGWREFTARRWVWIVVGQFMVVNAVVAGGVQVLGPAVADATFGRGAWGAVLAAQMAGALLGGVLAARSRARRILLAGVAAVAVEALPLVVLAQGGGALLLGAAMFANGIALEQFGVAWDVSLQENIPADRLARVYSYDALGSFVALPVGEMAAGPVAAHAGTSGALLGGAALVVCATAAALCSAQVRSLTAAPAVAHSAGPPQPAQSPQPAQPARSA; encoded by the coding sequence ATGAACCCCGCCACCACCGCGCCCGGGCACGCCCCGCGTCTGCGCGGTCCGCTCGGCCACCGCTCGTTCCGCCGGCTGGCCGCCGGGCGGGCGCTGGTGTACTGCGCCAACGCGATGGCCCCCGTGGTACTGGCCTTCGCCGTCCTCGACGCCTCCGGCTCGACCACCGCCCTGGGCCTGGTCGTCGGGGCACGCTCGGTGGCCAACGTGGCGCTGCTGCTGGCCGGCGGGGTCGTCGCCGACCGGATACGGCGCACCCTGGTCGTACGGGGTTCCGCGCTGGCCGCGTGCGGGGCGCAGACGGCGATCGCGCTGAGCGTGCTGCTGGGTCTCACCTCGCTTCCCCTGCTGACCGCGCTCAGCGTCCTCAACGGCGCGCTGGCGGCGCTGTCGCTGCCCGCCTCCGCCGCGCTGACCCCGCAGACGGTGCCGGCCGGCCTGATCCGCCCGGCCGGTGCGCTGATGCGGATGGGCACCAACCTCGGCATGATCGCCGGTGTGTCGCTGGGCGGCGCGGTAGCGGCCGGGTGCGGGGCCGGCTGGGGGCTGGCCTGCAGCGCGGCGGCGTTCGGCGCGGCGGCCTGGTGCTTCCTGGGAGTGCACACCGCGCCCGCCGACACGCCCGGACCCACGCCGGGCCGCACCCATCCGCTGCGGGAACTGCGGGCGGGCTGGCGGGAGTTCACCGCGCGCCGCTGGGTGTGGATCGTGGTGGGGCAGTTCATGGTGGTCAACGCCGTCGTCGCGGGCGGCGTACAGGTGCTGGGACCGGCCGTCGCCGATGCCACGTTCGGGCGCGGTGCGTGGGGCGCGGTGCTGGCCGCGCAGATGGCCGGGGCGCTGCTGGGCGGTGTGCTCGCCGCCCGTTCCCGGGCCCGGCGGATCCTGCTGGCGGGAGTGGCGGCGGTGGCGGTGGAGGCGCTGCCGCTGGTGGTGCTGGCCCAGGGCGGCGGGGCGCTGCTGCTGGGCGCGGCGATGTTCGCCAACGGCATCGCGCTGGAACAGTTCGGGGTGGCCTGGGACGTGTCGCTGCAGGAGAACATTCCCGCCGACCGGCTGGCGCGCGTGTACTCCTACGACGCGCTGGGCTCGTTCGTGGCCCTGCCGGTGGGCGAGATGGCCGCGGGTCCGGTCGCCGCGCACGCCGGGACGAGCGGCGCGCTGCTGGGCGGCGCAGCGCTGGTGGTGTGCGCGACCGCGGCGGCGCTGTGCAGCGCCCAGGTGCGCTCGCTGACCGCCGCCCCGGCCGTGGCGCACTCCGCCGGGCCGCCCCAGCCCGCCCAGTCCCCCCAACCCGCCCAACCCGCCCGGTCCGCCTAG
- the rfbD gene encoding dTDP-4-dehydrorhamnose reductase, with translation MTRWLVTGGGGALGREVRARLAGGQVTALDRAGLDITDPRAVRAAVAGHDVVVNCAAWTDVDGAERAEAAATAVNGTGVRHLALACRRTGARLLHVSSDYVLPGNGTEPYPESAPAGPVNAYGRSKLAGERAVTELLPDTGYIVRTAWLYGEHGQNFVASVLGLAARRDTVDVVDDQHGQPTWSYDLAGLLVALGRAGGAPPGVYHATAAGRTTWYGLARAAYELSGLDPDRVRPTTSAAFARPARRPAFSVLGHARWATAGLPGLPHWRTSLAEALRRPAFTALTSCDVAS, from the coding sequence ATGACGCGCTGGCTGGTCACCGGGGGCGGCGGGGCGCTGGGCCGCGAGGTGCGGGCGCGGCTGGCCGGCGGGCAGGTCACCGCGCTCGACCGGGCCGGCCTCGACATCACCGACCCGCGGGCCGTGCGGGCCGCGGTCGCCGGCCACGACGTGGTGGTCAACTGCGCCGCCTGGACGGATGTCGACGGCGCCGAGAGGGCCGAGGCCGCCGCGACCGCCGTCAACGGGACGGGCGTACGTCACCTGGCCCTCGCCTGCCGCCGCACCGGCGCCCGGCTGCTGCACGTCTCCAGCGACTACGTGCTGCCCGGAAACGGCACCGAGCCCTACCCGGAGTCGGCCCCGGCAGGCCCGGTCAACGCCTACGGCCGCAGCAAACTGGCCGGCGAACGGGCGGTCACCGAACTCCTGCCCGACACCGGCTACATCGTGCGCACCGCCTGGCTGTACGGCGAACACGGACAGAACTTCGTCGCCAGCGTCCTCGGTCTCGCCGCCCGCAGGGACACCGTCGACGTCGTCGACGACCAGCACGGGCAGCCCACCTGGTCCTACGACCTGGCCGGGCTGCTGGTCGCGCTCGGCCGCGCCGGGGGCGCCCCGCCGGGCGTCTACCACGCCACCGCCGCCGGCCGCACCACCTGGTACGGCCTGGCCCGGGCCGCGTACGAACTCAGCGGGCTGGATCCCGACCGGGTGCGCCCGACCACCTCGGCGGCCTTCGCCCGCCCGGCGCGCCGGCCCGCGTTCAGCGTCCTGGGCCACGCCCGCTGGGCCACGGCGGGCCTGCCCGGGCTCCCGCACTGGCGCACGTCGCTCGCCGAGGCACTGCGCCGGCCCGCCTTCACCGCCCTCACCTCCTGCGACGTCGCCTCCTGA
- a CDS encoding DUF2871 domain-containing protein: MRKSYYAAHVYMILGVISGLYYREFTKAKDFDGETQLALMHTHLLALGMMGFLIVLALDKQFALSGTKLFTYFFWFYNAGIAITVAMMFVHGTETVLGDHVPEAVPLTAGLGHTLLTVGLILLFVLIGKRLNEPAGTGPAEPEQQAETARTPV; this comes from the coding sequence ATGCGGAAGTCGTATTACGCGGCACACGTCTACATGATCCTGGGAGTGATCTCCGGGCTGTATTACCGGGAGTTCACCAAAGCCAAAGATTTCGACGGTGAAACCCAGCTGGCGCTCATGCACACCCACCTGCTCGCGCTGGGCATGATGGGCTTCCTCATCGTCCTCGCCCTGGACAAGCAGTTCGCGCTGTCCGGGACGAAGCTGTTCACGTACTTCTTCTGGTTCTACAACGCGGGCATCGCGATCACCGTCGCCATGATGTTCGTGCACGGCACCGAGACCGTGCTCGGCGACCATGTGCCCGAGGCGGTACCGCTCACCGCGGGTCTGGGGCACACCCTGCTCACAGTCGGGCTCATCCTGCTGTTCGTGCTGATCGGCAAGCGCCTGAACGAGCCCGCCGGGACCGGACCCGCCGAGCCGGAGCAGCAGGCCGAGACGGCCAGGACCCCGGTCTGA
- a CDS encoding TetR/AcrR family transcriptional regulator, whose amino-acid sequence MTLRERRLREQAQRHRLILTTAREMAEAEGWDYVTTRRLADRIEYSQPVLYQHFKNKDAIVHAVALEGFAELAAALRAARLGAAEPRGALDAVARAYVDFAERGPVLYQAMLTLDPGGDGAPEDTPEGTSGDTPAPLAEVLAEIGLALAPVAAGRDGALLAEVLWSAWHGLAALTGSRRLRPGLTGRRLAALTEVLLGPAAQPA is encoded by the coding sequence ATGACGCTCCGAGAACGACGCCTGCGCGAGCAGGCCCAGCGCCACCGCCTGATCCTCACCACGGCCCGCGAGATGGCCGAGGCCGAAGGCTGGGACTACGTCACCACGCGGCGTCTCGCGGACCGTATCGAATACAGCCAGCCCGTGCTGTACCAGCACTTCAAGAACAAGGACGCCATCGTCCACGCGGTCGCCCTGGAGGGTTTCGCCGAACTCGCCGCCGCCCTGCGCGCCGCCCGCCTGGGCGCGGCGGAGCCGCGCGGCGCGCTGGACGCGGTGGCCCGCGCCTACGTCGACTTCGCCGAGCGGGGGCCGGTCCTCTACCAGGCCATGCTCACCCTCGACCCGGGAGGCGACGGCGCCCCCGAAGACACTCCGGAGGGCACTTCCGGCGACACGCCGGCGCCGCTCGCGGAGGTCCTCGCCGAGATCGGCCTCGCCCTCGCGCCCGTCGCGGCCGGCCGCGACGGCGCCCTGCTGGCCGAGGTCCTGTGGAGCGCCTGGCACGGCCTGGCCGCCCTCACCGGGAGCCGCCGTCTGCGCCCCGGCCTCACCGGCCGGCGGCTGGCCGCGCTGACCGAGGTCCTGCTCGGCCCCGCGGCCCAGCCCGCCTGA
- a CDS encoding condensation domain-containing protein: MLTPTPLEELLDLAADVIGCDRRGLPAGAAGSPFITLGGGLGQAVRLQARAEQQLGLAVDLAQLLGPAPLADVLARARPAPVPAPGPAAGGGGVRALLPGQSAALTAERVAGAGAVARILSAELSGPPDAGALRRALAALSARHEGLRTAFAATPRGPVRRVLAVCPPPLVMLEPVAAGPGEDLVAAAHARLAVRAGRLVHRPGLPPLAFALTPLAAGSQLLSFVHHDAVADSRSAALVWQELLADYDRAVRRRPLDHTPRPGPDAPHRTRPAGPARVLPAGRAEQLRGLAAGLDLAPAARPAAAFGFRGERLLFGLGTRLRDAADATARRAGVPHSTVLLAAWALAVGRRAGRERLLVGTEVPRRLTAELLRTVVPCSATVPVVCELEGGVDYFLRGIACAFSEALQYAEVDDADTARAAGVPADRFRPALAQVTFAARDELLPESLRAGGLSARFHHGHPGAVTADAALTVLRWREHPLLSLEFARARLTRAQAAQLARALRAALTALVTSPPHTPVDDLPDTAAARDEAAAARPLAVPLP; this comes from the coding sequence ATGCTGACGCCGACTCCCCTGGAGGAGCTGCTCGACCTGGCCGCGGACGTCATCGGCTGCGACCGGCGCGGCCTGCCGGCCGGCGCGGCGGGGTCCCCCTTCATCACGCTGGGCGGCGGCCTCGGGCAGGCCGTACGGCTGCAGGCGCGCGCCGAGCAGCAGTTGGGCCTGGCCGTGGACCTGGCGCAGCTGCTGGGCCCCGCCCCCCTCGCGGACGTACTGGCCCGGGCGCGGCCGGCCCCGGTGCCCGCACCGGGGCCGGCCGCGGGCGGCGGGGGCGTACGGGCGCTGCTGCCGGGGCAGTCGGCGGCGCTCACCGCCGAGCGGGTCGCCGGTGCCGGTGCGGTGGCCCGGATCCTGAGCGCCGAGCTGTCCGGCCCGCCGGACGCGGGCGCGCTGCGGCGTGCGCTGGCCGCTCTGAGTGCGCGGCACGAGGGTCTGCGGACCGCTTTCGCCGCCACCCCGCGCGGCCCCGTGCGGCGGGTGCTCGCCGTCTGTCCCCCGCCGCTGGTCATGCTGGAGCCGGTGGCCGCGGGTCCGGGCGAGGACCTGGTGGCGGCGGCGCACGCACGGCTGGCCGTGCGGGCGGGGCGGCTGGTCCACCGGCCCGGCCTGCCGCCGCTGGCCTTCGCGCTGACCCCGCTGGCGGCCGGTTCGCAGCTGCTGTCGTTCGTCCACCACGACGCCGTGGCGGACAGCCGGTCGGCCGCCCTGGTGTGGCAGGAACTGCTCGCCGACTACGACCGCGCCGTCCGCCGCCGCCCGCTGGACCACACGCCCCGCCCCGGCCCGGACGCGCCGCACCGTACCCGGCCGGCCGGCCCGGCGCGGGTGCTGCCGGCCGGCCGCGCCGAGCAGCTGCGCGGCCTGGCCGCCGGCCTGGACCTGGCGCCCGCGGCGCGGCCGGCGGCCGCCTTCGGCTTCCGCGGCGAGCGGCTGCTGTTCGGCCTCGGCACGCGGCTGCGGGACGCGGCCGACGCGACGGCCCGGCGGGCCGGTGTGCCGCACAGCACGGTGCTGCTGGCGGCCTGGGCGCTGGCGGTGGGCCGGCGGGCGGGCCGCGAACGGCTGCTGGTGGGCACCGAGGTGCCGCGCCGGCTCACCGCGGAGCTGCTGCGCACCGTCGTGCCGTGCTCGGCGACGGTGCCGGTGGTCTGCGAACTGGAGGGCGGCGTCGACTACTTCCTGCGCGGCATCGCCTGCGCGTTCAGCGAGGCCCTCCAGTACGCGGAGGTCGACGACGCCGATACGGCGCGCGCCGCGGGGGTGCCCGCGGACCGCTTCCGCCCCGCCCTGGCGCAGGTGACGTTCGCGGCCCGCGACGAGCTGCTGCCCGAGAGCCTGCGGGCGGGCGGGCTGAGCGCGCGCTTCCATCACGGGCACCCGGGCGCCGTCACCGCGGACGCCGCCCTGACGGTGCTGCGCTGGCGCGAACACCCCTTGCTGAGCCTGGAGTTCGCCCGCGCACGGCTCACCCGCGCGCAGGCCGCACAGCTCGCCCGCGCGTTGCGCGCCGCCCTGACGGCACTGGTGACCTCGCCCCCGCACACGCCGGTCGACGACCTGCCGGACACCGCGGCCGCGCGCGACGAGGCAGCCGCCGCCCGCCCTCTCGCCGTACCCCTGCCCTGA
- a CDS encoding glycosyltransferase encodes MRILFASAGNFGHVYPLLPLAKAARAAGHEVVFATGEQLHPALRAAGLEPVTAGRSVPEAFMEAVRGSASLEHDGADLGAQDVPPEVLADLHVKVFGSVLPRWVAADLAPVLADRRPDLVVYEAMNPGAAFAARLAGVPAVAHGVGVMAMGPEEARIQEELLATAADLGVSVPYGQLLALAATYIDICPPSLQDAGFLAAPLPRIEQRPVAYGEPGELPAGIRDADGPFVYLTLGTALGSVDVLRTVIDGLLPLQVPVLVATGPVVAVGDLGELPERVVAVEWVAQPEALKRAALVVQHGGAGTTLAALAAALPQLILPQGADGPANGAAVRDAGAGEVILAGGLSADAVTEQARRILGDESYRDAARKVAAEIAAMPGPAETAARLPQFTA; translated from the coding sequence ATGAGAATCCTCTTTGCCAGCGCGGGCAACTTCGGGCACGTCTATCCCCTGCTTCCCTTGGCGAAGGCCGCGCGCGCCGCGGGCCACGAGGTGGTGTTCGCCACCGGCGAGCAGCTCCACCCGGCCCTGCGGGCCGCCGGCCTGGAGCCGGTGACGGCGGGCCGTTCGGTCCCCGAGGCGTTCATGGAAGCAGTGCGCGGCAGTGCCTCCCTCGAGCACGACGGCGCCGACCTGGGCGCCCAGGACGTGCCGCCGGAGGTGCTGGCGGACCTGCATGTGAAGGTGTTCGGTTCGGTGCTGCCCCGCTGGGTGGCCGCCGACCTCGCGCCCGTCCTCGCCGACCGGCGGCCCGACCTCGTCGTCTACGAGGCGATGAACCCGGGCGCCGCCTTCGCCGCACGGCTGGCGGGCGTGCCCGCCGTCGCGCACGGCGTCGGGGTGATGGCGATGGGCCCCGAAGAGGCCCGGATCCAGGAGGAGTTGCTGGCCACCGCGGCCGACCTCGGGGTGAGCGTGCCCTACGGCCAGCTGCTGGCGCTCGCCGCCACGTACATCGACATCTGCCCGCCGTCGCTGCAGGACGCCGGCTTCCTGGCCGCCCCGCTGCCCCGCATCGAGCAGCGCCCCGTCGCCTACGGCGAGCCGGGTGAACTGCCCGCGGGCATCCGCGACGCGGACGGCCCGTTCGTCTACCTGACCCTGGGCACCGCACTGGGCTCGGTGGACGTGCTGCGCACGGTCATCGACGGGCTGCTGCCGCTCCAGGTGCCGGTCCTGGTGGCGACCGGACCCGTGGTGGCCGTCGGCGACCTGGGTGAACTGCCCGAGCGCGTGGTGGCGGTGGAGTGGGTGGCCCAGCCCGAGGCGCTGAAGCGGGCGGCGCTGGTGGTGCAGCACGGCGGTGCGGGCACCACCCTGGCCGCGCTGGCGGCCGCGCTGCCCCAGCTGATCCTGCCGCAGGGCGCCGACGGCCCCGCCAACGGCGCCGCCGTGCGCGACGCGGGCGCCGGCGAGGTGATCCTCGCCGGCGGCCTGTCGGCCGACGCGGTCACCGAGCAGGCCCGCCGCATCCTGGGCGACGAGAGCTACCGGGACGCGGCCCGCAAGGTCGCCGCCGAGATCGCCGCGATGCCCGGCCCCGCCGAAACCGCCGCCCGCCTCCCGCAGTTCACCGCCTGA
- a CDS encoding NDP-hexose 2,3-dehydratase family protein, with protein sequence MTITQAVPAGALTGLGRRFTLSAQTLDSPVTPNPVFREWFAEQRRTNRYEVRRVPFRELVGWRFQGATGNLVHDSGRFFSVEGLHVRTEWNGHAASWSQPIINQPEIGILGIVVKEFDGVLHCLMQAKMEPGNIETVQLSPTVQATRSNYTGVHRGAPVNYIEYFAPPRTASRVLFDSLQSEQGSWFLRKRNRNMVVEALGHVPEHEDFVWLTLGQIHQLLHESNVVNMDARTVLSLIPSFADEGPPLHSMEHLLNRLTEIKAHRELVQTSMPLAAVRRWRRTEDGISHDSGHHFTVIAASVAAANREVTRWTQPLLAPAEQGLSAFLVRRIGGVPHLLAHARSEAGVLDVAELGPTVQCQPGRALTLPAPRQPRFLDLVLRAEAGSLLYDTVQSEEGGRFHHAGNRYVLMEVGGDFPVDVPEDFLWVTVDQMSALLRHSNYLNIEARTLLTGLRAAWARGGAYAR encoded by the coding sequence ATGACCATCACCCAAGCGGTGCCCGCGGGCGCCCTCACCGGCCTCGGGCGGCGCTTCACGCTGTCGGCCCAGACCCTGGACAGCCCGGTGACACCCAATCCGGTCTTCCGCGAATGGTTCGCCGAGCAGCGCCGCACCAACCGCTACGAGGTGCGGCGCGTCCCCTTCCGCGAGCTGGTCGGCTGGCGCTTCCAGGGCGCCACCGGGAACCTGGTGCACGACAGCGGCCGGTTCTTCTCCGTCGAGGGCCTGCACGTGCGCACCGAGTGGAACGGGCACGCCGCGTCCTGGTCGCAGCCGATCATCAACCAGCCGGAGATCGGCATCCTGGGCATCGTCGTCAAGGAGTTCGACGGCGTCCTGCACTGCCTGATGCAGGCCAAGATGGAACCCGGCAACATCGAGACCGTCCAGCTGTCCCCCACCGTGCAGGCCACCCGCAGCAACTACACCGGGGTGCACCGGGGCGCCCCCGTGAACTACATCGAGTACTTCGCGCCGCCGCGGACCGCCTCACGGGTGCTGTTCGACTCCCTCCAGTCCGAACAGGGCTCCTGGTTCCTGCGCAAGCGCAACCGGAACATGGTGGTGGAGGCGCTCGGCCACGTCCCCGAGCACGAGGACTTCGTGTGGCTGACGCTCGGCCAGATCCACCAGCTGCTGCACGAGTCGAACGTGGTCAACATGGACGCCCGTACCGTGCTGTCGCTGATCCCGTCCTTCGCCGACGAGGGACCCCCGCTGCACTCCATGGAGCACCTCCTCAACCGGCTCACCGAGATCAAGGCGCACCGGGAGCTGGTGCAGACCAGCATGCCGCTGGCGGCCGTACGGCGCTGGCGGCGCACCGAGGACGGGATCTCCCACGACAGCGGCCACCACTTCACCGTCATCGCCGCGTCCGTGGCCGCCGCCAACCGCGAGGTCACCCGCTGGACCCAGCCGCTGCTCGCGCCGGCCGAACAGGGCCTGTCCGCGTTCCTGGTGCGCCGCATCGGCGGCGTGCCGCACCTGCTGGCGCACGCCCGCTCCGAGGCGGGCGTGCTGGACGTGGCGGAGCTCGGCCCCACCGTGCAGTGCCAGCCGGGCCGCGCGCTGACCCTGCCCGCACCGCGCCAGCCGCGGTTCCTGGACCTGGTCCTGCGGGCCGAGGCCGGCTCACTGCTGTACGACACCGTGCAGTCCGAGGAGGGCGGGCGCTTCCACCACGCGGGCAACCGCTACGTCCTGATGGAGGTGGGCGGCGACTTCCCCGTCGACGTGCCCGAGGACTTCCTGTGGGTGACGGTGGACCAGATGTCCGCGCTGCTGCGGCACAGCAACTACCTGAACATCGAGGCCCGTACGCTGCTGACCGGGCTGCGCGCGGCCTGGGCGCGCGGCGGGGCGTACGCGCGGTGA